Proteins encoded in a region of the Mucilaginibacter sabulilitoris genome:
- a CDS encoding SusC/RagA family TonB-linked outer membrane protein: MQVKILRLLSCFALLCLFVLPAMAQNKTVTGKVTDLETGLPLPSVTVSVKGSTIGTNTDANGNFKLSVPGSVNTLVVSFIGYKRQEVGVTDGAVLSIKLETDQKTLKEVVVVSVGYGTLDKKEVSSAISHVSSKDLLSVGSNSPLMSLQGKVPGLTISNTAAADPNSTPTVQLRGVSSRNAGLGPLYVINGVPGGNIDNINQNDIESIDVLKGGAASAIYGTRGSNGVIIITTKKGTSQSRLFYDGYTSFDYITNKLQVLSKDDFIKNRVDNKQGQDYGGNTDWLKSVSNSPSFGQKHTLQFSGGSGKTNFFASADYRNADGIDLRANKKEYGARVNVNHTSADNIFSVSLNVAPRYANTNTADYSGFNNALTLNPTLPIYNSTGQYNFINTGFFSNNPVENAKMIQAQQEIKELDMNGTFKVNILKNLNTAVTVSEVSSSFKNLNFSPSTLSTILHSNPVNKTNYASQEQVENDVKNVEWTGNYFATFGKHDIKLLAGYSYALYDYQQFKASNYDFPFDSFLWNNLGSGAYNGGDKGNGQNAVGSTRNGSTLIAFFGRVNYVYDNKYIVTASLRREGSSKFGPNNKWGNFPAASAAWRISDEEFLKNKISWLNDLKLRADYGVTGNQDFGSYQSLLLYGGYGYFPFDGTTYQVFGPSQNINPNLRWEKAINFNVGLDFELFNSRLSGSLNYYIRTNKDLLGSYNVPVPPNPQSQTYANVGTLKNSGIEIQLNASAVNGPKFKYDISFAAALNNNKFVSFSNDIYKGAPYLDIIGLPAPGSPGNIQRIQEGERIGEFYGLKSAGVDDKGTLLVYKKDGSIVTANNASNDDKQFIGNGLPKWTASLGNTFSYENWDLGIFLRGNFGYKIFNMPAFYLGTPATQADINVLTSAYNSSSKYSKLTNPSTASIASDYFLEPGSFVKIDNVSLGYSHQIASKYIHRFRVYATGRNLHTFTKYTGGDPDLISVNGLRPGINTNSDGNGTLNYYPSTLQLLLGVQVTF, encoded by the coding sequence AAAATTTTACGATTGTTAAGTTGCTTTGCCTTGTTATGTCTTTTTGTGCTGCCTGCTATGGCGCAAAATAAAACAGTTACAGGTAAAGTAACAGACTTAGAAACCGGCTTACCGCTACCAAGTGTAACCGTTTCTGTTAAAGGATCAACTATCGGTACCAATACCGATGCTAATGGCAATTTTAAACTCTCTGTTCCAGGGTCGGTTAATACCCTGGTAGTTTCTTTTATTGGCTATAAACGCCAGGAAGTAGGGGTTACAGATGGTGCAGTTTTAAGTATAAAGCTGGAAACGGATCAGAAAACGCTGAAGGAAGTGGTTGTGGTAAGCGTTGGCTACGGAACCCTTGATAAAAAGGAGGTTTCCAGCGCTATTTCACACGTATCTTCCAAAGATCTGCTTTCCGTTGGCAGTAATAGCCCCTTAATGTCTTTACAGGGTAAGGTGCCTGGGCTTACAATTTCCAATACTGCCGCTGCCGATCCAAATTCGACCCCCACCGTTCAGTTGCGAGGGGTTTCATCCCGTAATGCAGGTTTGGGGCCTTTGTATGTTATTAATGGTGTGCCTGGCGGTAATATCGATAACATCAATCAAAACGATATTGAATCAATTGATGTGCTGAAAGGTGGCGCGGCTTCGGCCATTTATGGTACCCGGGGCAGTAACGGTGTTATTATTATTACTACAAAAAAGGGAACATCCCAATCGCGTTTATTTTATGATGGCTATACCAGTTTTGATTATATCACCAATAAACTACAGGTGCTTTCAAAAGATGATTTCATCAAAAATAGGGTTGATAATAAACAGGGCCAGGATTATGGAGGGAATACCGATTGGTTAAAGTCGGTCAGTAATTCACCCTCATTTGGTCAAAAACACACGCTTCAGTTTTCAGGAGGCTCGGGTAAAACCAACTTTTTTGCATCAGCCGATTACAGGAATGCCGACGGGATTGATCTCCGGGCCAATAAAAAAGAATATGGTGCCCGGGTTAATGTGAATCATACCTCGGCAGATAATATTTTTTCTGTAAGCCTGAATGTTGCCCCGCGGTATGCAAATACCAATACTGCCGATTATAGTGGGTTTAATAATGCATTAACGCTTAACCCCACGCTGCCTATCTACAATAGCACAGGACAGTACAACTTTATAAATACCGGTTTTTTTTCCAATAACCCGGTAGAAAATGCCAAAATGATCCAGGCACAACAAGAGATCAAAGAACTGGACATGAATGGTACTTTTAAAGTGAATATTTTAAAAAACTTAAATACTGCTGTTACCGTTTCGGAAGTAAGTTCTTCATTTAAAAACCTCAACTTCAGTCCCTCCACGCTTAGTACCATTTTACATTCAAACCCTGTTAACAAAACAAATTATGCTTCGCAGGAGCAAGTTGAAAATGATGTAAAGAACGTGGAATGGACGGGTAACTATTTTGCAACTTTTGGTAAGCATGACATCAAGCTACTGGCCGGATATTCATACGCATTATATGATTATCAACAGTTTAAGGCCAGTAATTATGACTTCCCATTCGACTCTTTTCTGTGGAATAACCTGGGTTCAGGAGCGTATAATGGTGGTGATAAAGGTAATGGGCAAAATGCCGTTGGTTCAACCAGGAACGGCTCTACGCTGATAGCTTTTTTTGGCAGGGTAAACTATGTTTATGATAACAAATATATTGTAACTGCCAGTTTAAGGCGCGAGGGTTCATCAAAATTCGGTCCCAATAATAAATGGGGAAATTTCCCGGCTGCATCGGCTGCCTGGAGAATTTCTGATGAAGAGTTTTTGAAAAATAAAATATCATGGCTTAATGACCTCAAGTTAAGGGCAGATTATGGAGTAACCGGTAACCAAGATTTCGGAAGCTACCAATCGTTGCTTTTATATGGAGGATACGGTTACTTCCCGTTTGATGGCACCACTTACCAGGTATTTGGACCGTCGCAGAATATCAACCCCAATTTAAGATGGGAAAAAGCCATCAACTTTAATGTGGGGCTTGATTTTGAGCTGTTTAACAGCCGGCTCTCGGGATCTTTGAATTATTATATCCGTACCAATAAAGATTTGTTGGGTAGCTATAACGTGCCTGTGCCGCCAAACCCTCAGTCACAAACCTATGCAAACGTAGGTACTTTAAAAAACTCAGGTATCGAAATACAATTGAACGCGAGTGCCGTAAATGGCCCGAAATTTAAATATGACATTTCTTTCGCTGCTGCACTCAATAATAATAAGTTTGTTTCGTTCTCCAATGATATTTATAAAGGTGCCCCATACCTGGATATAATAGGATTACCAGCGCCTGGCAGCCCCGGTAACATTCAACGTATTCAGGAAGGCGAAAGGATAGGGGAATTCTACGGTCTTAAATCTGCCGGGGTTGATGATAAGGGAACACTGTTGGTTTATAAAAAAGACGGAAGTATAGTAACTGCCAATAATGCCAGTAATGATGATAAGCAATTTATAGGCAACGGCCTGCCCAAATGGACCGCTTCTCTGGGCAATACCTTTAGCTATGAAAACTGGGATCTGGGTATATTTCTCCGCGGCAATTTTGGCTATAAAATTTTCAATATGCCCGCTTTTTATTTAGGTACACCAGCTACTCAGGCTGATATCAATGTGCTTACCTCGGCATATAACAGCAGCAGTAAATATTCTAAACTTACCAATCCTTCCACAGCTTCCATCGCATCTGATTATTTTCTTGAACCGGGTTCGTTTGTGAAAATTGATAACGTCTCATTAGGATATTCGCACCAGATTGCATCCAAGTACATCCATCGTTTCAGAGTATACGCCACGGGCAGAAACCTGCACACCTTCACTAAATATACCGGCGGCGATCCCGACCTCATATCTGTGAACGGATTAAGGCCCGGTATAAATACAAATTCTGATGGAAACGGCACGTTGAATTATTATCCATCTACTCTTCAACTGCTGTTAGGTGTTCAGGTAACTTTTTAA
- a CDS encoding reverse transcriptase domain-containing protein: protein MYRPKPYCISKKSVQEAYLKIKTNKGASGVDQMSMEAFDQQPQKHLYKLWNQMSSGSYMPPAIKLVEIPKKDGGKRPLGIPTITDRIGQAVVAGMLGKVVDNLFHDDSYGYRPKKSALQAVAKTRERCWEYHWLLDVDIKGFFGAPG, encoded by the coding sequence ATGTATAGGCCAAAACCATATTGTATTTCGAAAAAGTCGGTGCAGGAAGCTTACTTGAAGATCAAAACCAACAAAGGGGCATCTGGTGTAGACCAGATGAGTATGGAAGCATTTGACCAACAGCCACAGAAACATCTGTATAAGCTATGGAACCAAATGAGTTCAGGCAGCTATATGCCCCCTGCGATTAAACTGGTGGAGATACCCAAGAAAGATGGCGGTAAAAGGCCATTAGGTATACCTACCATAACCGACCGTATCGGACAAGCGGTGGTAGCCGGGATGTTGGGAAAGGTGGTCGACAACCTTTTCCATGATGATTCCTACGGCTACCGGCCTAAGAAATCTGCGTTGCAGGCAGTTGCCAAAACCCGTGAAAGGTGTTGGGAATATCACTGGCTGCTGGACGTAGATATCAAAGGGTTCTTCGGTGCGCCGGGCTAA
- the ltrA gene encoding group II intron reverse transcriptase/maturase has translation MKTQLSSVAVKAKLDKRTVFTSLAHLLTPTFLKETWKKMNKKGAPGIDKETMAAFAEKLEERVQEMHEQLRAGKYYAPPVRRVEIPKDGAKTRLLGIPTVSDRLLQAAVARILNAVFEPVFLNSSWGYRPKRDAHGAIGALRSHIIAGKVMQVYEADIRAYFDRVNHDWLRQFLKQKIADPVILRLVDKWLRAGIMSDGLKISKEDGVPQGGPVSCILANVYLHYVLDLWFEKKLKASCNGEAHLVRYVDDFVACFQYERDAIRFGKELKERFQEFHLELAEEKTRSMPFGRFARERGKSFNQPVGKFDFLGFAHICGTDHEGKFVLIRKPRQKSCRKFLDRVKEWLKRHPHYDVWDQQRQILSMLRGFYQYYALTHCVEKLNLIRLYVRRCWRFAIRRKSQRTRSQWGYLDNKKWFEMPYPQLLHANI, from the coding sequence ATGAAAACGCAACTGAGCAGTGTAGCCGTGAAGGCAAAATTAGACAAGAGGACGGTGTTCACCTCTTTGGCGCATCTTTTAACACCAACTTTCTTAAAGGAAACATGGAAGAAGATGAACAAGAAAGGAGCGCCGGGAATCGACAAGGAAACAATGGCAGCTTTTGCAGAAAAGCTGGAAGAAAGAGTACAAGAAATGCACGAACAATTACGAGCAGGTAAGTATTATGCGCCACCAGTACGCCGGGTAGAAATACCCAAAGATGGAGCCAAAACGAGATTGTTGGGTATACCCACCGTTTCCGACCGGTTGCTGCAAGCTGCTGTAGCAAGGATACTGAATGCCGTGTTCGAGCCTGTCTTTCTGAACTCATCATGGGGTTACAGGCCAAAGCGAGATGCACATGGCGCGATAGGCGCATTACGAAGCCACATTATTGCAGGCAAGGTAATGCAAGTCTATGAAGCAGATATACGTGCCTACTTTGACAGGGTAAATCATGATTGGTTAAGACAATTTCTAAAGCAGAAAATTGCAGACCCGGTAATACTCCGATTGGTTGACAAATGGCTCCGGGCGGGAATAATGTCCGACGGGCTGAAAATCAGTAAAGAAGACGGAGTACCACAGGGTGGCCCGGTATCGTGCATACTGGCAAATGTATATCTGCATTACGTACTCGACCTATGGTTTGAAAAGAAGTTAAAAGCTTCTTGTAACGGCGAAGCACACCTGGTGCGTTACGTGGACGATTTTGTGGCTTGTTTCCAATATGAAAGAGACGCGATTCGCTTTGGCAAGGAACTGAAGGAACGCTTCCAGGAGTTTCATCTGGAACTGGCAGAAGAAAAGACAAGGTCAATGCCATTCGGGCGGTTCGCCAGAGAACGGGGCAAAAGCTTTAACCAACCTGTTGGAAAGTTCGACTTTCTTGGCTTCGCTCACATCTGTGGGACAGACCATGAAGGTAAGTTCGTTCTAATTCGAAAACCCAGACAGAAAAGCTGTCGAAAGTTCCTTGACAGGGTAAAGGAATGGTTGAAACGACATCCACACTATGATGTGTGGGATCAGCAGAGGCAAATACTGTCGATGTTGAGAGGTTTCTATCAATACTACGCCTTAACACATTGTGTGGAGAAATTGAACCTGATAAGGCTCTATGTGAGAAGGTGTTGGCGCTTTGCTATCAGACGCAAAAGCCAGCGCACTCGCTCGCAATGGGGATATCTGGACAATAAAAAGTGGTTTGAAATGCCCTATCCACAATTGTTACACGCTAATATCTAA
- a CDS encoding RagB/SusD family nutrient uptake outer membrane protein — MKRIKKLRYISAGTMLLVLLVAGSCTKLDEKVYDKVAVDQFLTRRDDVIRDFLRPFEHAYWSIQGNDIYAASEDCTDELATVNRQGDWQDGGYYQRMHYHTWTINDGFTSGAWTAFYQGIVLATNSLQDMEGIKDPAKLNITPTELADFKAELKTLRAWFNLRALDFYRNIEIITDVKSSTQGNKQVPPQEAFNFIESELKAAIPDLPTRESLGDQGIGRWTKAGAAALLVRLYLNSKVYTGVDKFAECAAVCQDIINGKYGAYALDTRWDAPFDYTNSTVASETIYGFPGSLSRTHWQYDGGMFFFAMTYDAAPLYCGFTDFGQANPKYALQPGRDVDSVEYSFQLGKPFVKFQKYPDDYRLKLYKNLGNSKREGMFLFGYLPYQHSVNGKTVTDTVKGNKGDYPLFIRDQVGMFLDTKPGKKIADKESDMNHADHNSGVFFLKYPLYPTPDPNRITSAYAEIRLSEIYYSLAECKYRSGDKSGAAVLLNAVRKRNYPANSPSLYKSDGSQLTDQEMLDEWGREFLGENRRRTDLIRWGVFSTGTWWDKKPDGDKHTEIFPIGKDILGVNPQLVQNPGY; from the coding sequence ATGAAACGCATAAAAAAACTAAGATATATAAGCGCGGGAACAATGCTCCTTGTACTGTTAGTGGCAGGCAGTTGCACCAAGCTTGATGAGAAAGTATATGATAAAGTTGCAGTGGATCAGTTCCTGACCCGCAGAGACGATGTGATACGTGATTTTTTAAGGCCCTTTGAACATGCGTATTGGAGCATACAGGGTAATGATATTTATGCAGCCAGCGAAGATTGCACCGATGAGCTTGCTACGGTAAACCGGCAAGGCGACTGGCAGGACGGTGGATATTACCAGCGTATGCATTATCATACCTGGACCATTAACGATGGGTTTACAAGTGGCGCATGGACAGCCTTTTACCAGGGTATTGTACTCGCCACCAATTCCCTGCAGGATATGGAGGGCATAAAAGATCCGGCAAAATTAAATATAACACCAACTGAATTAGCCGATTTTAAAGCCGAATTAAAAACACTGCGTGCCTGGTTTAATTTAAGAGCGCTTGATTTTTACAGAAATATCGAGATTATTACCGATGTGAAAAGTTCAACACAGGGTAATAAGCAGGTACCCCCACAGGAAGCTTTTAACTTCATAGAATCGGAATTAAAGGCGGCCATTCCTGATTTGCCAACACGTGAGAGCCTGGGCGATCAGGGCATTGGAAGATGGACTAAAGCCGGTGCTGCCGCATTGCTGGTACGTTTATATCTAAATTCAAAAGTATACACGGGCGTTGATAAGTTTGCCGAATGCGCTGCAGTTTGTCAGGACATTATTAATGGAAAGTATGGGGCCTATGCATTAGATACCCGCTGGGACGCGCCTTTCGATTATACCAATAGTACCGTGGCTTCCGAAACCATATATGGTTTCCCGGGTAGCTTGTCACGTACACACTGGCAGTACGATGGCGGGATGTTCTTTTTCGCCATGACCTATGACGCGGCACCCCTCTATTGCGGATTTACCGATTTTGGCCAGGCCAATCCAAAATACGCATTGCAGCCGGGCAGGGATGTAGATAGTGTAGAGTATAGCTTTCAATTGGGAAAACCTTTTGTGAAATTTCAAAAATACCCGGACGACTATCGCCTGAAGTTGTATAAAAATCTGGGAAACAGCAAAAGAGAAGGTATGTTCCTGTTCGGATATCTGCCCTATCAGCACAGCGTTAATGGAAAAACGGTGACCGATACTGTAAAGGGAAATAAAGGTGATTATCCTTTGTTTATCCGTGATCAGGTGGGTATGTTCCTGGACACCAAACCCGGGAAAAAAATAGCCGATAAGGAATCTGACATGAACCATGCAGATCATAATTCAGGGGTGTTCTTTTTAAAATACCCGCTTTACCCAACGCCCGATCCTAACAGGATAACTTCGGCTTATGCAGAAATCAGGTTATCTGAAATCTATTATTCACTTGCGGAGTGTAAATACAGGTCGGGCGACAAATCCGGCGCTGCGGTATTGTTAAATGCGGTAAGGAAACGTAATTACCCTGCAAACTCTCCAAGTTTATATAAAAGCGACGGAAGCCAGTTAACTGATCAGGAAATGCTTGACGAGTGGGGGCGTGAGTTTTTGGGAGAAAACCGCCGTCGTACCGATCTGATACGCTGGGGCGTGTTTAGCACAGGCACCTGGTGGGATAAAAAACCAGATGGCGATAAGCACACCGAAATATTTCCTATTGGTAAAGATATTTTGGGTGTGAACCCTCAACTGGTGCAAAATCCGGGATATTGA